One genomic segment of Pleurocapsa minor HA4230-MV1 includes these proteins:
- the menD gene encoding 2-succinyl-5-enolpyruvyl-6-hydroxy-3-cyclohexene-1-carboxylic-acid synthase: MIDFRNVNTLWASVLVETLHRCGATTAVICPGSRSTPLTIALANHAHIIAIPILDERSASFFALGRAKKTGLPTILVCTSGTAGANFYPAVIEAQQSGVPLIILTADRPAELRNCHAGQTIDQVKLYGNFPHWQCELALPEASLAMLSYLRQTIVQAWQQSLLPTPGVVHLNLPFREPLAPIKQPLSQIETQFPADFFETITSHLPAKNFISLPWQNWRGKSGIIIAGLAQPQDPEAYCRAIAFLSQQLSFPVLAEALSPLRNYAQLNPYLISTYDSILRQPAAQQLIPEVVIQVGELPTSNQLRNWLKDIDVPRWVIDARVDNFDPLHGKTIHFHASITQAIDHTKAENNPQSPYCQQWCKLEAITRVNIDRTLTSLNQMYEGKAAWLISQTLPPGTPIFLANSMSVRNAEYFWQPNYKKLVPYFSRGANGIDGTLSTALGIAYQDAGVLLTGDLALLHDTNGFLIQQKFQGHLTIILIDNDGGGIFENLPIADFPLFEEYFATPQTVDIAKLCIAYDLEYLKIDNWQQLADLIADLPKTGIRVLELICDRHADAAWLKSNLALFGKHNLSNPNELGV; encoded by the coding sequence ATGATTGATTTTCGTAACGTAAATACTTTATGGGCATCGGTACTAGTAGAAACATTACACCGTTGCGGTGCGACTACGGCAGTGATTTGTCCTGGTTCTCGTTCTACGCCTTTGACCATAGCCTTGGCTAATCATGCCCATATTATCGCTATTCCTATTTTAGATGAGCGCTCGGCTTCTTTCTTTGCCCTTGGTAGAGCGAAAAAAACGGGTTTACCCACAATCTTAGTCTGTACTTCGGGAACAGCAGGGGCAAATTTTTATCCCGCCGTAATTGAAGCTCAACAAAGTGGTGTTCCATTGATCATCTTGACGGCAGATCGTCCAGCAGAACTCCGTAATTGCCATGCAGGACAAACTATCGATCAGGTAAAGCTCTATGGTAATTTTCCCCACTGGCAATGTGAACTTGCCCTCCCTGAAGCTAGTTTAGCCATGCTGAGCTATCTACGACAAACTATAGTTCAGGCTTGGCAGCAGTCTTTATTACCCACTCCAGGAGTTGTACATCTCAATCTACCTTTCCGTGAACCTCTTGCACCGATCAAGCAGCCGTTATCGCAGATCGAGACTCAATTCCCCGCAGATTTTTTTGAGACAATAACTAGTCATCTACCAGCTAAAAATTTTATTTCCCTACCCTGGCAGAATTGGCGAGGAAAGTCGGGCATAATTATCGCAGGATTAGCTCAACCTCAAGATCCTGAAGCTTATTGTCGGGCGATCGCATTTTTGTCTCAACAGCTATCTTTTCCTGTCTTAGCTGAGGCTTTATCACCGCTAAGAAACTATGCTCAACTTAATCCTTATTTGATTTCCACTTATGATTCAATTCTGCGTCAGCCAGCAGCACAGCAGTTAATTCCTGAAGTGGTGATTCAAGTTGGCGAATTACCCACCAGTAATCAGTTGAGAAATTGGCTCAAGGACATTGATGTACCTCGATGGGTGATTGATGCTAGGGTTGATAACTTCGATCCACTACACGGTAAGACAATTCATTTTCATGCTTCTATTACCCAAGCGATCGATCATACAAAGGCGGAAAATAATCCACAATCGCCCTATTGTCAGCAGTGGTGTAAGTTAGAAGCAATAACCAGAGTAAATATCGATCGTACTTTGACATCTCTCAATCAAATGTATGAAGGCAAAGCAGCTTGGTTGATTTCTCAGACTCTGCCACCAGGTACACCGATTTTCCTGGCTAATAGTATGTCAGTGCGCAATGCTGAATATTTTTGGCAACCTAACTACAAAAAGCTAGTTCCTTATTTTAGCCGTGGTGCTAATGGCATCGACGGGACTCTTTCAACTGCCTTGGGCATTGCTTATCAAGATGCAGGAGTATTATTAACAGGAGATTTAGCATTATTGCATGACACTAATGGCTTTCTGATTCAGCAAAAGTTTCAGGGACATTTAACAATTATCTTGATCGACAATGACGGTGGTGGTATTTTTGAAAACTTACCTATTGCTGATTTTCCCTTGTTTGAGGAATATTTCGCCACGCCTCAAACCGTCGATATCGCTAAACTCTGTATTGCCTATGATCTTGAATATCTTAAAATTGATAACTGGCAGCAGCTAGCAGATTTAATCGCCGACTTACCTAAGACAGGTATTCGAGTCTTAGAATTAATTTGCGATCGCCATGCTGATGCTGCTTGGTTAAAAAGTAATTTAGCTCTATTTGGCAAGCATAATCTGAGTAACCCTAACGAGCTTGGAGTGTAA
- a CDS encoding type II toxin-antitoxin system VapC family toxin, whose translation MQLLLDTHALIWWLSKDVKLSARAYKEIANPCNLVFVSAASAWEIAIKKSIKKLETPDDLVEQINAKNFQPLAITIEQALAVEKLPMHHQDPFDRILIAQAQCLNLTIVTRDRKFKSYDVDLIN comes from the coding sequence GTGCAACTTCTTTTGGATACTCATGCTTTAATTTGGTGGTTAAGTAAAGACGTCAAACTATCAGCACGAGCCTATAAAGAAATTGCCAATCCCTGTAATTTAGTTTTTGTCTCTGCTGCATCTGCTTGGGAAATAGCTATCAAAAAATCAATCAAGAAACTAGAAACTCCAGATGATTTAGTTGAACAAATCAACGCCAAAAATTTTCAACCACTGGCGATTACTATCGAACAAGCTTTAGCAGTGGAAAAACTACCAATGCACCATCAAGATCCTTTTGATCGTATTTTAATCGCTCAAGCTCAATGTCTCAATCTAACTATTGTTACTCGCGATCGCAAGTTCAAGTCTTATGATGTTGATCTCATCAATTGA
- a CDS encoding type II toxin-antitoxin system prevent-host-death family antitoxin produces MKIANIHEAKSQLSKLIESALAGEEIIIAKAGKPLVKLIPYQEEQKLRIPGGWEGKVIMADDFDEELPPQLLARFMGEEE; encoded by the coding sequence ATGAAAATAGCCAATATCCATGAGGCTAAGTCTCAACTATCTAAATTAATTGAGTCGGCATTAGCAGGAGAAGAAATTATTATTGCCAAAGCAGGAAAACCTTTAGTAAAGCTCATACCCTATCAAGAAGAACAGAAACTAAGAATCCCTGGAGGGTGGGAAGGCAAAGTAATCATGGCGGATGATTTTGATGAAGAACTTCCACCCCAACTTTTAGCTAGATTTATGGGAGAAGAAGAATAG
- the mnmA gene encoding tRNA 2-thiouridine(34) synthase MnmA — MNKVVVGLSGGVDSSVAAATLHHQGYEVIGLTLWLMKGKGQCCSEGMVDAARLCEELAIPHHIVDSRDVFQEHIIDYLVNGYEAGVTPLPCSQCNRTVKFAPMLNYAQQELGTDKIATGHYARIQYDQNSDRYQLLKAVDLNKDQSYFLYDLTQELLAGSVFPLGNQTKEETRRIAAEFGLATAEKPESQDLCLVEAHGSMQTFLDRYINQKEGDIVDMAGNVLGKHTGIHHYTIGQRRGLGVAAPEPLYVIKLDAVMNRVIVGDRHTGGRLECTAARMNWVSIAEPTTPIRAQVKIRYRSASVPAQIIPLGNSRIKIMFEEHQFGVTPGQAAVLYNEDLVLGGGIIEIAED; from the coding sequence ATGAATAAGGTCGTTGTCGGCTTATCAGGTGGCGTAGACAGTTCAGTTGCCGCTGCCACCCTCCATCATCAAGGTTATGAAGTTATTGGTCTTACTCTTTGGTTAATGAAGGGTAAGGGACAGTGCTGCTCCGAAGGCATGGTAGATGCTGCACGGCTATGCGAAGAATTAGCAATTCCCCATCATATTGTCGATAGTCGAGATGTTTTTCAAGAACACATTATTGATTATCTGGTAAACGGTTACGAAGCAGGAGTTACCCCTCTGCCTTGTTCTCAGTGTAACCGTACCGTGAAGTTCGCGCCGATGTTAAATTATGCTCAACAAGAACTAGGGACAGACAAAATTGCCACAGGACATTACGCCAGAATTCAATACGATCAAAACAGCGATCGCTATCAGTTATTAAAAGCCGTAGATCTCAATAAAGATCAGTCTTATTTTTTATACGATTTAACTCAAGAATTATTAGCTGGTTCGGTGTTTCCCCTGGGAAATCAGACTAAAGAGGAAACTCGACGGATCGCTGCTGAATTTGGCTTGGCTACGGCAGAGAAGCCAGAAAGCCAAGATTTATGTTTGGTTGAAGCTCATGGTTCAATGCAGACCTTTTTGGATCGCTATATTAACCAGAAAGAAGGCGATATTGTCGACATGGCAGGAAATGTTTTGGGTAAACATACAGGCATCCATCACTACACCATTGGACAACGCAGGGGTTTAGGTGTTGCTGCACCAGAACCTTTATATGTAATTAAGTTAGATGCGGTCATGAACCGAGTTATCGTAGGCGATCGCCATACGGGAGGTAGACTAGAATGTACTGCTGCTAGAATGAACTGGGTCTCAATTGCTGAACCCACCACGCCAATTCGCGCTCAAGTCAAAATTCGTTATCGTTCTGCGTCTGTACCCGCACAAATTATTCCTTTAGGCAACTCGCGGATCAAAATCATGTTTGAAGAGCATCAGTTTGGTGTCACCCCAGGACAAGCAGCGGTTTTATATAACGAAGATCTGGTTTTGGGTGGCGGGATTATTGAAATAGCTGAAGATTAG
- a CDS encoding cation diffusion facilitator family transporter — protein MVQDNRSQVRRVLWLTLLLNLFVMTLKFVLGIATGSLSLQADALHSVTDSANNILGLVTNRFSSPKPDREHPYGHQKFEAIGALGIAAFLGIACFEILRGAVEKIFLTSENVAVQIAPTELWLLLVVLGINIFVAFYERSVGRKVNSPILIADAKHTMSDIWVTIIVIAGLIGVWQAEKLNLPQLLWLDVILAFPVALLVFYSGWEVIRENLPWLVDEMAIAPEAIYDVVMKVPGVINCHDIASRGMLGRQVFIEMHLIVNTDDLIIAHEITEQIEARLEQRFGTVRVIIHVEPREYEEESISFGSTDAIE, from the coding sequence ATGGTGCAGGATAATCGCTCGCAAGTTCGCCGTGTTCTTTGGCTTACTTTACTACTAAATTTGTTTGTGATGACCCTCAAGTTTGTTTTGGGGATAGCCACTGGCTCCTTAAGCCTCCAAGCAGACGCTCTTCACAGCGTTACGGATAGCGCCAATAATATTTTAGGTTTGGTAACCAATCGGTTTTCTTCCCCCAAACCAGATCGCGAACATCCTTATGGACACCAGAAGTTTGAGGCAATCGGTGCATTAGGTATTGCTGCATTTTTAGGAATTGCCTGTTTTGAAATCCTGCGGGGTGCTGTAGAAAAGATCTTTTTGACCTCGGAAAATGTTGCCGTCCAGATAGCGCCGACGGAGCTGTGGCTATTACTAGTTGTTTTAGGAATTAATATTTTTGTCGCTTTTTATGAACGTAGTGTCGGTAGAAAAGTCAATAGTCCAATTTTGATTGCCGATGCCAAACATACGATGAGCGATATTTGGGTGACAATTATTGTGATCGCTGGTTTGATTGGAGTCTGGCAGGCAGAAAAACTTAATTTACCGCAATTACTCTGGCTGGACGTAATTTTAGCTTTTCCCGTGGCGCTATTGGTGTTTTATAGTGGCTGGGAAGTAATTAGGGAAAATCTCCCCTGGCTAGTTGATGAAATGGCGATCGCTCCAGAAGCAATTTATGATGTGGTAATGAAAGTTCCAGGGGTAATCAACTGTCATGATATTGCCTCGCGAGGAATGTTAGGTAGGCAAGTGTTTATTGAGATGCACCTGATTGTCAATACTGATGATTTAATCATTGCTCATGAAATTACCGAACAAATTGAAGCTAGGTTAGAACAGCGTTTTGGTACGGTAAGGGTCATAATTCATGTCGAACCACGGGAATATGAAGAAGAAAGCATTAGCTTTGGCAGTACCGATGCGATCGAGTAG
- a CDS encoding MAPEG family protein, translating to MNLPVNLSLLYSIMGAVILTYAPFLVVAWGRLKVGYDQSAPRAMFEQLPDYAKRATWAHQNSFEALTIYGLAALMAYATGVESTWARIAAIAWVVARLLYSVFYIINVPLGRSLMFAIGSLAGWTLFGLSVLKVMN from the coding sequence ATGAATTTACCCGTTAATTTAAGTTTGCTCTACTCAATTATGGGAGCAGTAATTCTGACTTATGCACCTTTTCTAGTGGTTGCTTGGGGGCGATTAAAGGTTGGTTACGATCAATCAGCACCCCGCGCTATGTTTGAGCAACTACCTGATTACGCCAAGCGTGCTACCTGGGCGCACCAAAATAGCTTTGAGGCTTTAACTATTTATGGTTTAGCTGCGCTGATGGCTTATGCTACAGGAGTAGAATCTACTTGGGCAAGAATTGCAGCGATCGCTTGGGTAGTAGCTCGTTTACTCTATTCTGTCTTTTATATTATCAATGTTCCTTTAGGGCGATCTTTAATGTTTGCGATCGGTTCTCTTGCTGGCTGGACTTTATTTGGTTTAAGTGTTTTGAAAGTGATGAATTAA
- a CDS encoding SpoIID/LytB domain-containing protein: MIFQNLKSVNFIVQSLFLNKLSWLSCSIWFLIILPTQAVELKVAIEKEVESLKVGSSTAAIVKDGAGRQLGELNPMSALAAKLDGNSIIIADRVGAGELVIEPKNNGYVWIGDRWYRGTTRLIRQNNGITAINKVDLEQYLYSVVGAEAVSSWPIEALKAQAVAARSYALYKRKTGTNGLYDVDTTIGTQVYKGLDTEYTTTHQAVDSTLGQIMTYNNQVILAAFHSSSGGYTENVEDVWTSPLPYLRAVVDYDQQSPVFEWQQIVPVSKIQSLVAGVGKIKAFQPKEMTPRGRVVTMNITGDRGSTTVSGNDIRKILDLRSTLFRVSTQGDNLVVKGRGFGHGLGLSQWGAYYLAKQGINYHQILAHYYQTAHLSRMKQ; encoded by the coding sequence ATGATATTTCAAAATTTAAAGTCGGTTAATTTTATTGTTCAATCCTTATTTTTAAATAAACTATCTTGGCTATCTTGCTCGATCTGGTTTTTAATTATCCTGCCTACTCAAGCAGTCGAATTAAAAGTAGCGATCGAGAAAGAAGTTGAAAGCTTAAAAGTAGGTAGTTCTACTGCTGCCATTGTTAAAGATGGTGCAGGCAGGCAGCTTGGCGAACTTAATCCCATGTCGGCTCTGGCAGCTAAGTTAGACGGCAACAGTATTATTATTGCCGATCGCGTTGGTGCAGGAGAATTAGTCATTGAGCCAAAAAATAATGGTTATGTTTGGATTGGCGATCGCTGGTATCGAGGAACAACTCGTTTAATTCGTCAAAACAACGGCATTACAGCAATTAATAAGGTTGATTTAGAGCAGTATTTATATAGTGTCGTCGGTGCTGAAGCAGTTTCTAGTTGGCCAATTGAGGCTCTCAAAGCTCAGGCTGTTGCTGCTCGTTCCTATGCTCTTTATAAGCGTAAAACAGGAACAAACGGTCTTTATGACGTTGATACGACAATTGGGACTCAGGTTTATAAGGGTTTAGACACCGAATATACCACCACTCATCAGGCGGTTGACAGTACTTTGGGTCAGATTATGACCTATAACAACCAAGTGATTTTAGCTGCGTTTCATTCTTCTTCTGGCGGATATACAGAAAATGTCGAAGATGTTTGGACTTCTCCCCTACCTTATTTGCGAGCCGTAGTCGATTACGATCAGCAGTCTCCTGTATTTGAATGGCAGCAAATAGTTCCTGTCAGTAAAATTCAAAGTTTAGTAGCTGGAGTGGGTAAGATCAAAGCTTTTCAGCCCAAGGAAATGACACCTCGTGGTCGAGTGGTGACGATGAATATAACAGGCGATCGCGGTAGCACAACTGTTAGTGGAAATGACATCCGAAAAATTCTCGATCTCCGTAGTACTCTATTTCGTGTTTCTACTCAGGGGGATAACCTGGTGGTTAAAGGGCGGGGTTTTGGACATGGACTTGGCTTAAGCCAATGGGGTGCTTATTATTTGGCAAAACAAGGAATTAACTATCATCAAATTTTGGCACACTATTATCAAACCGCTCATTTGAGTCGTATGAAGCAATAA
- a CDS encoding glycosyltransferase, producing the protein MSNSSSTDINRTPRILVVSVRGFRFQVANCCIYEFEDLLTDLESAQLHVSNPTRDFDIACKIYRGAKYFGSSDNLALKATPFPTELVLEHEYDLLFAVLDNPFQFHLLESIKGWREKCRHTACFITEMWQPDLQIKRLFREPWSNFDHVFLGVTQCVEGLSKLIKPPVTYIPPAVDTLRFSPYPNPPQRSIDVSYVGRRSPNIHDALVKRATQDNFFYYHDTLKGKLEIDNPREHRVLLANLFQRSRYNITNYAKFNSTAETGGTQEIGYRFFEGAAAGTVMVGMPPAGDAFARYFDWSEPIIQVDLSGTDVVEAIAELDAQPERLERISRRNVANCLLKHDWSYRWRDILAAFDLKPSQAMIEREKYLHQLGHSILAEDNEG; encoded by the coding sequence ATGTCTAATAGTTCTTCTACAGATATAAATCGAACGCCTCGTATTTTAGTTGTCTCTGTTCGTGGATTCCGTTTTCAGGTAGCAAACTGCTGCATCTATGAGTTTGAAGATTTATTAACCGACTTAGAGTCAGCACAACTGCATGTATCAAATCCAACTCGCGACTTTGACATTGCTTGTAAGATCTATCGTGGGGCTAAATATTTCGGTAGTTCAGACAATCTTGCTTTAAAAGCCACTCCTTTTCCCACAGAATTGGTGCTAGAACATGAATATGATCTACTTTTTGCCGTACTAGATAATCCATTTCAGTTTCATCTTCTAGAGTCGATTAAAGGATGGCGCGAAAAATGCCGTCACACAGCCTGTTTCATTACTGAGATGTGGCAGCCTGACTTGCAGATTAAACGTTTATTTAGAGAGCCTTGGTCAAATTTCGACCACGTATTTTTAGGTGTGACTCAATGTGTTGAAGGATTGAGCAAGCTAATTAAGCCCCCTGTTACCTATATTCCTCCAGCAGTTGACACCCTCCGCTTTTCACCTTATCCCAATCCACCTCAACGTTCGATTGATGTTTCTTATGTAGGTAGGCGATCGCCAAATATTCATGACGCTTTGGTTAAAAGAGCTACCCAAGATAATTTCTTTTACTATCACGACACCTTAAAAGGTAAATTAGAAATTGATAATCCCAGAGAACACCGCGTCTTACTCGCCAACCTCTTCCAAAGAAGTCGCTATAACATTACCAACTACGCCAAATTCAACTCCACCGCAGAAACAGGGGGAACCCAAGAAATTGGCTATCGCTTTTTTGAAGGAGCAGCAGCAGGTACCGTAATGGTAGGTATGCCCCCTGCTGGAGACGCTTTTGCGCGTTATTTTGATTGGTCAGAACCAATTATTCAAGTCGATCTATCTGGTACAGATGTGGTAGAGGCGATCGCCGAATTGGATGCTCAACCAGAAAGACTAGAGCGCATCAGTCGCCGTAATGTGGCTAATTGCCTACTTAAGCACGATTGGTCTTATCGCTGGCGAGATATACTGGCTGCTTTTGATTTAAAACCCAGTCAGGCAATGATTGAGCGAGAAAAATATTTACATCAATTAGGTCATAGTATTTTGGCTGAAGATAACGAAGGCTGA
- a CDS encoding NAD(P)H-quinone oxidoreductase subunit 4 has translation MVDQFPWLTAIIFLPLIAALAIPLIPDKDGKTVRWYALSVGIIDFILMGYAFWNNYDASSAQFQLTESYSWIPQLGVSWSVSVDGISAPLVLLAGFVTTLAMLSAWQVDRKPRLFYFLMLVLYSAQIGVFVAQDMLLFFVMWELELVPVYLLVSIWGGSKRRYAATKFLLYTAAASIFILVAGLGMAFYGDNLTFDIAALALKDYPLALEVPLYAGLLIAFGVKLAIFPLHTWLPDAHGEASAPVSMILAGVLLKMGGYGLIRFNMELLTDAHVYFAPLLVTLGVINIVYGGFSSFAQTNMKRRLAYSSVSHMGFVLIGIASFTDIGTSGAMLQMLSHGLIASVLFFLTGVTYDRTHTLFMDRMDGIALVMPKAFALFTAAAMASLALPGMSGFASEIAIFVGMATNDVYSPAFSTVTIFLAAVGIIMTPIYLLSMLRLVFFNSNEALACDIDQAKMRKPTNEPAVCFGNSCVLPGEAPFNDANPREIFIAVCFLVMIVGIGLYPKLFTQMYDIKTVAINAEVRQSQVIVAQQKHMTLAQAPVIGGVAK, from the coding sequence ATGGTAGATCAATTTCCCTGGCTTACCGCGATTATTTTTTTACCTCTAATAGCAGCTTTAGCAATTCCGCTCATTCCTGATAAAGATGGTAAAACCGTACGTTGGTATGCTCTCAGTGTCGGTATTATAGATTTTATCTTGATGGGATATGCCTTCTGGAATAACTACGATGCCAGTAGCGCCCAATTCCAACTAACCGAAAGCTATAGCTGGATTCCTCAACTAGGCGTTAGTTGGTCAGTCTCAGTAGACGGCATCTCTGCACCTCTAGTTTTATTAGCAGGATTCGTTACAACTCTGGCAATGTTATCTGCTTGGCAAGTAGATCGCAAGCCTCGCTTATTCTACTTCCTCATGCTGGTACTTTATTCAGCGCAGATTGGGGTATTCGTGGCGCAGGATATGTTGTTATTCTTCGTTATGTGGGAGCTTGAGTTAGTTCCTGTATATTTGCTTGTTTCAATCTGGGGTGGTTCTAAGCGTCGTTATGCAGCCACTAAGTTTTTACTCTATACCGCAGCAGCCTCGATCTTCATCCTGGTAGCAGGTTTGGGTATGGCTTTCTACGGCGACAACCTCACTTTTGATATTGCTGCCCTAGCTTTAAAAGATTATCCCTTGGCTTTAGAAGTTCCTTTATATGCAGGTTTACTAATTGCCTTCGGGGTTAAATTAGCTATTTTCCCTTTGCATACTTGGTTACCTGATGCTCACGGTGAAGCTTCTGCTCCAGTATCAATGATCTTAGCTGGTGTACTTCTTAAAATGGGTGGCTACGGTTTAATTCGCTTCAACATGGAACTGTTGACCGATGCCCACGTTTACTTTGCTCCTTTATTAGTCACCTTGGGAGTAATCAATATTGTTTACGGCGGTTTTAGTTCCTTTGCTCAAACCAACATGAAACGCCGTTTAGCATACTCCTCAGTGTCACACATGGGATTTGTACTGATCGGAATTGCTTCCTTTACAGATATTGGCACCAGTGGCGCAATGCTACAGATGCTATCCCACGGTTTAATTGCCTCTGTATTGTTCTTTTTAACAGGAGTAACCTACGATCGCACCCATACTTTATTCATGGATCGTATGGACGGTATTGCCCTAGTCATGCCCAAAGCTTTCGCTCTATTTACCGCAGCGGCAATGGCTTCTTTAGCTCTCCCAGGAATGAGTGGCTTTGCTAGTGAAATTGCCATATTTGTCGGCATGGCTACCAACGATGTCTACAGTCCAGCCTTTTCGACGGTAACCATCTTCTTGGCTGCGGTAGGAATTATCATGACCCCGATCTATTTACTGTCTATGCTCAGATTAGTGTTCTTCAACTCTAATGAAGCTCTAGCCTGCGACATTGACCAAGCCAAAATGAGAAAGCCAACTAACGAACCTGCGGTATGTTTTGGGAATAGCTGCGTCTTACCTGGAGAAGCTCCCTTTAATGATGCTAATCCCAGAGAAATCTTCATCGCCGTCTGTTTCCTCGTCATGATTGTAGGTATCGGACTTTATCCTAAGCTCTTTACTCAGATGTATGACATTAAGACCGTAGCGATTAATGCCGAAGTTCGTCAATCACAAGTAATTGTTGCTCAACAAAAGCACATGACCTTAGCTCAAGCACCAGTAATCGGCGGGGTGGCTAAATAA
- a CDS encoding VOC family protein translates to MLELNHIFVCIPNELDITNIPSEFGLNFSARRIYPGQGTANKCAFFNNAYLELLLRNNDRELQSQPVKPISLWERLRWKHTGANPFGVAFRFVKDTNQNLPVSTWSYHAPFLPDGASIPIITPPNSIQEPLIFLSPVAKAPFERFSTEHRGSKRTITQVKIKMPSAQNISPGVKWFCEQNLISIAEGVEHHIELEWDLGKEKKILDFKPRLPMSIRG, encoded by the coding sequence ATGCTGGAATTAAACCATATATTCGTTTGTATTCCTAATGAACTTGATATTACCAATATCCCAAGTGAATTTGGCTTAAATTTCTCAGCTAGACGAATTTATCCAGGTCAAGGAACAGCTAATAAATGCGCTTTCTTCAATAATGCTTATTTAGAGTTGCTTTTACGCAACAATGATCGAGAATTACAATCTCAGCCAGTAAAACCTATATCTTTATGGGAACGGTTAAGATGGAAACATACAGGCGCAAATCCCTTCGGAGTAGCTTTTAGATTTGTGAAAGATACAAACCAAAACCTCCCTGTGTCAACGTGGTCTTATCATGCCCCCTTTTTGCCTGATGGTGCAAGTATTCCCATAATTACACCTCCCAATTCAATTCAAGAGCCTTTAATTTTTTTGTCTCCAGTAGCCAAAGCACCATTTGAGCGCTTTTCAACTGAACACCGAGGAAGTAAACGTACAATAACCCAGGTAAAGATAAAGATGCCGTCAGCTCAAAATATTTCACCAGGGGTTAAGTGGTTTTGTGAGCAGAATCTTATTTCTATTGCTGAAGGTGTTGAACACCACATAGAACTTGAGTGGGATTTGGGAAAAGAAAAAAAAATATTAGATTTTAAACCAAGACTACCTATGTCAATTCGAGGGTAA
- a CDS encoding Txe/YoeB family addiction module toxin has protein sequence MVEPKWQLKFTKQAQKDAKKIAASGLKVKTQRLLELLKQNPFMNPPSYEKLQGDLKGAYSRRINVQHRLVYEVIDSEKTVKIIRMWSHYGE, from the coding sequence ATGGTAGAGCCTAAATGGCAACTGAAGTTTACGAAACAAGCTCAAAAAGATGCCAAAAAAATTGCTGCATCTGGTTTAAAGGTCAAAACGCAACGGCTTTTGGAACTTCTCAAGCAAAACCCGTTTATGAATCCTCCATCTTATGAAAAGCTACAGGGAGATCTTAAAGGAGCATATTCCAGACGGATAAATGTGCAACATCGCTTAGTTTATGAGGTTATCGATTCTGAAAAAACTGTCAAAATTATCCGAATGTGGTCTCATTACGGTGAATGA
- a CDS encoding type II toxin-antitoxin system Phd/YefM family antitoxin — protein sequence MDIFSASQARANLFKLLEQVNQDSKPRIITSRRGDGVLISKDDWESIQETLYLQSIPGMRESIAEGMNTPLSECVSEEELEW from the coding sequence ATGGATATTTTTAGTGCCAGTCAAGCTAGAGCTAATTTGTTTAAACTATTAGAGCAGGTTAATCAAGATAGCAAACCACGGATCATAACTTCACGCCGAGGAGATGGAGTTTTGATTTCCAAAGACGATTGGGAAAGTATCCAGGAAACGCTCTATCTACAATCTATTCCAGGTATGAGGGAATCTATCGCCGAGGGAATGAACACCCCTTTGTCTGAATGTGTTTCTGAAGAAGAATTGGAATGGTAG